In Cyanobacterium stanieri LEGE 03274, the following proteins share a genomic window:
- a CDS encoding peptidylprolyl isomerase, giving the protein MGSYIEIGDYKITEENVFSILAQKQIVIPLATEIILDSAIAHIECSPEEKNMAYQQFFNQMKIAPNDKQQLKAWLERNYLTPEDLENRVLRGIKLDKFKEKTFGPQLESYYLRRKRELDRVIYSLIRTTNVGQAQELFFRIQDDGQDFATLAREFSQGSEAKTGGVVGPVELTVPHPQIAQLLMTAQQGKVLAPVRIGEWVVILRLERYIPAQLDMNTARRLMEELFNNWLNKEIQNQVKFHLENFTISLPDDDTSPPSMNGHSQNNQVIPHTPST; this is encoded by the coding sequence ATGGGTTCTTATATCGAAATTGGTGATTACAAAATAACTGAAGAAAATGTTTTTTCCATTTTGGCTCAAAAACAAATTGTTATTCCCTTAGCCACTGAAATCATCTTAGACAGTGCGATCGCCCATATTGAGTGTAGCCCCGAAGAAAAAAATATGGCCTATCAACAATTTTTTAACCAAATGAAAATAGCCCCTAACGATAAACAACAACTAAAAGCGTGGCTAGAAAGAAACTACTTAACCCCCGAAGACTTAGAAAATAGAGTCTTGAGAGGAATAAAACTAGATAAATTTAAAGAAAAAACCTTTGGACCTCAACTAGAATCATACTACTTAAGGAGAAAAAGAGAACTAGATCGAGTTATCTACTCCCTGATTAGAACAACGAATGTAGGACAAGCCCAAGAATTATTTTTCAGAATCCAAGACGATGGACAAGACTTCGCCACCCTTGCTAGGGAATTTTCCCAAGGCTCGGAAGCTAAAACTGGGGGTGTAGTAGGGCCTGTTGAATTAACCGTGCCTCATCCTCAAATTGCTCAATTACTAATGACAGCGCAACAAGGAAAAGTATTAGCTCCCGTCAGAATTGGCGAATGGGTAGTCATTTTAAGGCTAGAAAGATATATTCCAGCTCAATTGGATATGAACACAGCTAGAAGATTAATGGAAGAATTATTTAATAATTGGCTCAATAAAGAAATTCAAAATCAAGTAAAATTTCATCTCGAAAACTTTACCATCTCCTTACCCGATGACGATACATCACCACCATCAATGAATGGGCATTCACAAAATAATCAGGTAATTCCCCATACCCCTTCAACCTAA